The following coding sequences lie in one Oceanicola sp. 502str15 genomic window:
- the hisS gene encoding histidine--tRNA ligase produces the protein MAKVKKQPRPKAETPKGFRDYFGAEVDERNAMLAEIARVYALYGFDPLETSGVETVEALGKFLPDVDRPNEGVFAWQEEDSGWVALRYDLTAPLARVAAQYRNDLPSPYRRYAMGPVWRNEKPGPGRFRQFYQCDADTVGSASPAADAEICAMLADTLEAVGIERGDYLVRVNNRKVLNGVLECMGLEEEGQRAAVLRTIDKFDKVGEAGVRELLGKGRKDDSGAFIDGVGLEPAQADPVVAFLTSKAEAAEETFANLRAAVGECAIGAEGIAELEQIAALLAAQGYGPDRIEVDPSVVRGLGYYTGAVFEAELTFEITDEKGRPRQFGSVAGGGRYDDLVKRFTGQAVPATGVSIGVDRLLAALRAKGRTSGAAAGPVVVTVMDRDRMGDYQAMVGELRGAGIRAEVYLGNPKNFGNQLKYADKRASPVAVIQGGDEAERGVVQLKDLVLGAKLAEGLTREEWAEQPAQVEVARDSLVAEVRKMLDRS, from the coding sequence ATGGCAAAGGTAAAGAAGCAGCCCCGGCCCAAGGCCGAGACGCCCAAGGGCTTCCGCGACTATTTTGGCGCGGAGGTGGACGAGCGCAACGCCATGCTGGCCGAGATTGCCCGCGTCTACGCGCTTTACGGCTTCGATCCGCTGGAGACGAGCGGGGTGGAGACGGTGGAGGCGCTGGGCAAGTTCCTGCCCGATGTCGACCGGCCCAACGAGGGGGTGTTTGCCTGGCAGGAAGAGGATTCTGGCTGGGTGGCGCTGCGCTATGACCTGACGGCGCCGCTGGCGCGGGTGGCGGCGCAGTATCGCAATGACCTGCCTTCGCCTTATCGCCGCTATGCGATGGGGCCGGTCTGGCGCAACGAGAAGCCGGGGCCGGGGCGGTTTCGGCAGTTCTATCAGTGCGATGCGGATACGGTTGGCTCGGCCTCGCCTGCGGCGGATGCCGAGATTTGCGCGATGCTGGCCGACACGCTGGAGGCGGTGGGGATCGAGCGCGGGGATTACCTCGTGCGGGTCAATAACCGGAAGGTTCTGAACGGCGTGCTGGAGTGCATGGGCCTTGAGGAAGAGGGCCAGCGCGCGGCGGTTTTGCGCACCATCGACAAGTTCGACAAGGTGGGCGAAGCGGGCGTGCGCGAGCTTCTGGGCAAGGGCCGGAAGGATGACAGCGGGGCCTTCATCGACGGGGTCGGGCTGGAGCCGGCCCAGGCCGATCCGGTGGTGGCGTTTCTGACCTCGAAGGCAGAGGCCGCGGAAGAGACATTCGCGAATTTGCGCGCCGCCGTGGGGGAGTGCGCCATCGGGGCCGAGGGCATTGCGGAGCTGGAGCAGATCGCGGCGCTGCTCGCGGCGCAGGGCTACGGGCCGGACCGGATCGAGGTTGATCCTTCGGTGGTGCGCGGCCTTGGCTATTACACCGGTGCGGTGTTCGAGGCGGAGCTTACCTTTGAAATCACCGACGAGAAGGGCCGTCCGCGCCAGTTTGGCTCGGTGGCGGGCGGCGGGCGCTATGATGACCTGGTGAAGCGGTTCACCGGGCAGGCGGTTCCGGCGACCGGCGTTTCGATCGGGGTCGACCGGCTGCTGGCAGCGCTGCGGGCGAAGGGGCGGACCTCTGGCGCCGCGGCCGGGCCCGTGGTGGTGACGGTGATGGACCGGGACCGGATGGGCGACTATCAGGCGATGGTGGGCGAGCTTCGCGGCGCGGGCATTCGCGCCGAGGTTTACCTTGGCAACCCGAAGAACTTTGGCAACCAGTTGAAATACGCCGACAAACGCGCCTCCCCCGTGGCGGTGATCCAGGGCGGCGACGAGGCCGAGCGGGGCGTGGTGCAGCTGAAGGATCTGGTGCTGGGCGCCAAGCTGGCCGAGGGGCTGACCCGCGAGGAATGGGCCGAGCAACCGGCGCAGGTGGAGGTGGCCCGCGACAGCCTCGTGGCCGAAGTCCGCAAGATGCTGGATCGTAGCTGA
- a CDS encoding ATP phosphoribosyltransferase regulatory subunit gives MLKDVPREEVARLIGLFEAAGALRVGADVLQPADTLLDLYGEEIRARAYVTHDPLRGELMLRPDFTVPVVQAHMAQGQEPARYCYAGTVFRMQEHDSGRPSEFEQVGFELFDRGDRARADAEIFALMSQCLAGRGLRAAIGDIGVLSAAVAGLSTSEKRRAALMRHLWRPRRFRALLDRYGGRAEVPPSRAALLARLAGEPAEKVLAGAGPDIGLRRAEEVLARVAALQADAQEPPIPEAELGLLDDLLGVRAAPVDALEHLRDLAVDMPALTPALDTFAARLDALADAGVDLSALEFEGSFGRTLLEYYDGFVFGFFAPQRPDLPAVASGGRYDALCRVLGQGREIPAVGAVIRPALLSEIGEAG, from the coding sequence ATGCTCAAGGACGTGCCGCGCGAGGAGGTTGCGCGCCTCATCGGCCTCTTCGAGGCGGCGGGCGCGCTGCGCGTGGGGGCCGATGTGCTGCAACCCGCAGACACGCTGCTGGACCTCTATGGCGAAGAAATCCGGGCCCGCGCCTATGTGACCCACGACCCGCTGCGCGGCGAGCTGATGCTGCGGCCCGACTTCACGGTGCCGGTGGTGCAGGCGCATATGGCGCAGGGGCAGGAGCCGGCGCGCTATTGCTACGCGGGCACCGTGTTTCGGATGCAGGAGCACGACAGCGGGCGGCCCTCGGAGTTTGAGCAGGTGGGCTTTGAGCTGTTCGACAGGGGCGACCGCGCCCGCGCCGATGCGGAGATTTTTGCGCTTATGTCCCAATGCCTTGCCGGGCGCGGCCTGCGGGCGGCGATTGGCGATATCGGGGTGTTGAGCGCGGCGGTGGCGGGCCTTTCGACCAGCGAAAAGCGCCGCGCCGCGCTGATGCGGCACCTCTGGCGGCCGCGCCGGTTTCGGGCGCTGCTCGACCGCTACGGCGGGCGGGCGGAGGTTCCGCCGAGCCGGGCCGCGCTGCTGGCGCGTCTGGCGGGCGAGCCTGCTGAAAAGGTGCTGGCGGGGGCCGGCCCCGACATCGGGCTGCGGCGGGCGGAGGAGGTTCTGGCGCGGGTTGCGGCGCTGCAGGCCGATGCACAGGAGCCGCCGATTCCGGAGGCCGAGCTGGGCCTGCTCGACGACCTGCTGGGCGTGCGCGCCGCGCCGGTGGATGCGCTGGAGCACCTGCGCGACCTGGCGGTGGACATGCCCGCGCTGACCCCGGCGCTCGACACCTTTGCCGCCCGGCTCGACGCGCTGGCCGATGCCGGGGTGGACCTGTCGGCGCTCGAGTTCGAAGGCTCCTTCGGGCGGACGCTGCTGGAATATTACGATGGCTTCGTCTTCGGCTTCTTCGCCCCGCAACGCCCCGACCTGCCCGCGGTTGCCAGCGGCGGGCGCTACGATGCGCTGTGCCGCGTGTTGGGGCAGGGCCGCGAAATTCCGGCCGTGGGCGCGGTGATCCGCCCGGCGCTGCTGAGCGAGATCGGGGAGGCGGGGTGA
- the hisG gene encoding ATP phosphoribosyltransferase yields the protein MMLKLGVPSKGRLMEKTFDWFGARGVGLKRTGSEREYAGAVEGVEGCELHLLSAGEIPAALAEGRIHLGVTGTDLVREKVASWEQRIEELEPLGFGHANLVIAVPAFWVDVDTLDDLDAAAAAFRAVHGHRLRIATKYHRLVREFLRQEGVADYALIDSQGATEGTVKNETAEAIADITSSGETMRANHLKVLTDGTVHRSQATLFRARGADWSEEDRTRLNALKDRLGL from the coding sequence GTGATGCTGAAACTCGGTGTGCCCTCCAAGGGCCGGTTGATGGAAAAGACGTTCGACTGGTTCGGCGCGCGGGGCGTGGGCCTCAAACGCACCGGCAGCGAGCGCGAATATGCGGGCGCCGTGGAGGGCGTGGAGGGGTGCGAGCTGCATCTGCTGAGCGCGGGCGAAATTCCGGCGGCGCTGGCGGAGGGACGGATTCATCTGGGGGTTACCGGCACTGATCTTGTCCGCGAAAAGGTGGCGAGCTGGGAGCAGCGGATCGAAGAGTTGGAGCCGCTGGGCTTTGGCCATGCCAACCTTGTCATCGCGGTGCCGGCCTTCTGGGTAGATGTCGATACGCTGGATGACCTCGACGCCGCCGCCGCCGCCTTTCGGGCCGTCCATGGCCACCGGCTGCGGATCGCCACCAAGTACCACCGGCTGGTGCGCGAGTTTTTGCGGCAGGAAGGCGTGGCCGACTACGCGCTGATCGACAGCCAGGGCGCCACCGAGGGCACAGTGAAGAACGAAACGGCGGAAGCGATTGCCGACATCACCTCTTCGGGCGAGACGATGCGGGCCAACCATCTGAAAGTGCTGACGGATGGGACGGTTCATCGCAGCCAGGCAACGCTGTTTCGGGCGCGGGGCGCGGATTGGTCGGAGGAAGACCGGACGCGGCTGAATGCGCTGAAGGACCGGCTTGGGCTCTGA
- a CDS encoding Hint domain-containing protein, with protein sequence MAEYTLPVFSLSDISTSDPDGFSDNGGYQFAIGTDTVTISPSATSQDVTITDWEENFFDDDAGGAQVLTTPTTINGTPYGAGTNIEAEYLLIVQDSVGTQYTLQFVSMNNDAWNIEGFTVHGALPPAGEALTIVARGDAINDALTYASALPSCFAAATRIATPDGWREVRHLRAGDRVSLAYGGTEALAMVLKSREKIGGKRRRKPVRLRAGSLGPNCPAQDLTLSPQHRVFLPALGALVPARALTELPRIGLVHTLSSIDYVHLVLRRHAILLAEGCPAESFWPGAMSLAGLSPARRLRIRAMMGSNPQPAAPFLSMKEARAWLRESPLRRAG encoded by the coding sequence ATGGCAGAGTATACCCTCCCCGTCTTCTCACTCTCCGATATCTCCACCAGCGACCCCGACGGCTTTTCCGACAATGGCGGCTACCAGTTCGCCATCGGCACCGACACCGTCACCATCTCGCCCAGCGCCACCAGCCAGGACGTGACCATCACCGACTGGGAAGAGAACTTCTTCGATGATGACGCCGGCGGCGCGCAGGTGCTCACCACGCCCACCACGATCAACGGCACCCCCTACGGCGCGGGCACCAATATCGAGGCCGAATACCTGCTGATCGTTCAGGACAGTGTCGGCACCCAATACACGCTCCAGTTCGTCTCCATGAACAATGACGCTTGGAACATCGAGGGTTTCACCGTGCACGGCGCCCTGCCGCCCGCGGGCGAGGCGCTCACCATCGTGGCCCGTGGCGATGCGATCAACGATGCCCTCACCTACGCCTCCGCCCTGCCCTCCTGCTTCGCGGCCGCCACCCGCATCGCCACGCCGGACGGCTGGCGCGAGGTGCGGCACCTGCGGGCCGGCGACAGGGTCAGCCTCGCCTACGGCGGCACCGAAGCGCTGGCCATGGTCCTGAAAAGTCGTGAGAAAATCGGCGGCAAACGGCGGCGCAAGCCGGTGCGCCTGCGGGCCGGGTCGCTCGGGCCGAACTGCCCCGCGCAGGATCTCACCCTGTCGCCCCAGCACCGGGTGTTTCTGCCCGCCCTCGGGGCGCTGGTGCCCGCACGCGCGCTCACCGAACTGCCCCGCATTGGGCTGGTCCACACCCTCAGTAGCATCGACTACGTGCACCTCGTCCTGCGCCGCCATGCCATCCTGCTGGCCGAAGGGTGCCCGGCCGAGAGCTTCTGGCCCGGGGCCATGTCGCTCGCCGGCCTCAGCCCCGCGAGGCGCTTGCGCATCCGCGCCATGATGGGCTCCAACCCGCAGCCCGCCGCACCGTTCCTCTCGATGAAGGAGGCCAGGGCCTGGCTGCGCGAGAGCCCGCTGCGCCGCGCGGGTTAA
- a CDS encoding Hint domain-containing protein, which yields MALHTVHVYDKSYISTDEPDFSWPDAGQYSYGTSTITIQPGATSQPVTVDDPNDTSFDDDDPEPQTLGGGPYTINGTSYGPGTVIEAEYLLQVQDSLGTSYYIAAVSLTGDPYNIQGFTVHGPLPPMGEPLTVVAGWEGYLNAVPYTSSTPSCFEARTRIAVPGGWREARALRPGDRVSLARGSSAEVALVLHQQARAGPEREARPVRLRADALGRGQPERDLTLSPQHRVWVEALGALVPARALIRLPRIGLLQGRRLIDYVHIVLPQHALLLAEGCPAESFWPGPVALAGLPPRTRGRIRAIMGPAPCPCAPMLAMRPAERALTALPPLTAR from the coding sequence ATGGCGCTTCACACAGTCCACGTCTACGACAAGAGCTATATCTCCACCGACGAGCCCGACTTTTCGTGGCCCGACGCGGGGCAGTACAGCTATGGCACCAGCACCATTACCATCCAGCCCGGCGCCACCAGCCAGCCGGTCACGGTGGACGACCCGAATGATACCTCCTTCGATGATGACGACCCGGAGCCGCAAACCCTGGGCGGCGGGCCCTATACCATCAACGGCACCTCCTATGGGCCCGGCACGGTAATCGAGGCCGAGTATCTGCTCCAGGTGCAGGACAGCCTCGGCACCAGCTACTACATCGCCGCCGTCTCGCTCACCGGCGATCCCTACAACATTCAGGGCTTCACGGTGCACGGGCCGCTGCCACCGATGGGCGAGCCGCTGACCGTCGTTGCCGGGTGGGAGGGCTATCTGAACGCGGTGCCCTACACCAGTTCGACCCCCTCCTGCTTCGAGGCGCGCACCCGCATCGCCGTTCCCGGCGGATGGCGCGAGGCGCGCGCACTGCGGCCCGGGGATCGCGTTTCGCTCGCCAGGGGCAGCAGCGCCGAGGTGGCCCTCGTGCTGCACCAGCAAGCCCGCGCCGGGCCGGAGCGGGAGGCGCGCCCGGTGCGGCTTCGGGCCGATGCGCTGGGGCGCGGCCAGCCCGAGCGCGACCTCACGCTCTCGCCCCAGCACCGGGTCTGGGTCGAGGCGCTGGGGGCGCTCGTGCCCGCCCGCGCCCTCATCCGCCTGCCCCGCATCGGCCTCCTGCAGGGGCGGCGCCTCATCGACTACGTGCACATCGTCCTGCCCCAGCACGCCCTGCTGCTGGCAGAGGGGTGCCCGGCCGAGAGTTTCTGGCCCGGTCCCGTTGCGCTCGCCGGCCTCCCCCCACGCACCCGTGGCCGCATCCGCGCCATCATGGGCCCCGCACCCTGCCCCTGCGCCCCGATGCTCGCCATGCGCCCCGCCGAGCGGGCGCTCACCGCCCTGCCCCCGCTCACGGCCCGTTAA
- a CDS encoding adenosylcobalamin-dependent ribonucleoside-diphosphate reductase, whose protein sequence is MTAFTAPIAEAIWDMKYRFKQADGTPIDESVEDSWRRVARALAEGESDAPAREQEFYEALSDFKYLPAGRILAGAGTARAVTLFNCFVMGTVPDSMGGIFDMLKEAALTMQQGGGIGYDFSTIRPKGAAVSGVAADASGPLSFMDVWDAMCRTIMSAGSRRGAMMATMRCDHPDIEAFIAAKSDPARLRMFNLSVLVSDAFMEAVKADGPWELTFGGKVFHTLQARDLWNRIMRSTYDYAEPGVIFIDRINAMNNLNYVEQIAATNPCGEQPLPPYGACLLGSINLAKLVTDPFEAGAKIDIDALTKLTTTAIRMMDNVVDASRFPLPAQQAEAQAKRRIGLGVTGLADALLMTGLRYGSDEAAAQTEAWLKAIARASYLASVELAKEKGPFPLFDAEPYLASGTMQAMDEDVREAIRAHGIRNALVTSIAPTGTISLYAGNVSSGIEPVFAYAYTRKVLQPDGSRIEEEVVDYAVQMWRDLKGDAPLPDHFTNAQTLPPSEHVKMQAAAQKWIDSSISKTINCPEDIDFESFKDIYLQAYETGCKGCTTYRPNDVTGSVLSVSEKTEEEAKPDQDGEVIYISEPLDRPQALEGNTYKLKWPDSEHAIYITINDVVVGSQRRPFEVFINSKNMEHFAWTVALTRMISAVFRRGGDVSFVVEELKAVFDPRGGAWMQGKYVPSILAAIGGVIERHLIAIGFIAGEGMGLKSDPQAEVVSIGAPRGKSCPSCGQFTMQMVEGCMTCASCGHSKCG, encoded by the coding sequence ATGACTGCCTTCACCGCCCCGATCGCCGAAGCCATCTGGGACATGAAATACCGTTTCAAACAGGCAGATGGCACGCCCATCGACGAGTCGGTGGAGGACAGCTGGCGCCGCGTCGCCCGCGCGCTGGCCGAGGGCGAATCCGATGCCCCGGCACGCGAGCAGGAATTCTACGAAGCCCTCTCCGATTTCAAATACCTCCCCGCTGGCCGCATCCTCGCAGGCGCAGGCACCGCCCGCGCCGTTACCCTGTTCAACTGCTTCGTCATGGGCACGGTTCCCGACTCGATGGGCGGCATCTTCGACATGCTGAAGGAGGCCGCGCTGACCATGCAGCAGGGCGGCGGCATCGGCTATGATTTCTCCACCATCCGCCCCAAGGGCGCCGCCGTCTCGGGCGTGGCCGCCGATGCCTCCGGGCCTCTCTCCTTCATGGATGTCTGGGACGCGATGTGCCGCACCATCATGTCCGCCGGCTCCCGGCGCGGCGCGATGATGGCCACCATGCGCTGCGACCACCCCGATATCGAGGCCTTCATCGCCGCCAAGTCCGACCCGGCGCGCCTGCGCATGTTCAACCTCTCGGTGCTGGTGAGCGATGCCTTCATGGAAGCCGTCAAGGCCGATGGCCCCTGGGAGCTGACCTTCGGCGGCAAGGTCTTCCACACCCTTCAGGCCCGCGACCTCTGGAACCGCATCATGCGCTCCACCTACGATTACGCCGAGCCGGGCGTGATCTTCATCGACCGCATCAACGCGATGAACAACCTCAATTACGTCGAGCAGATCGCCGCCACCAACCCCTGCGGCGAGCAGCCCCTGCCGCCCTATGGCGCCTGCCTGCTCGGCTCGATCAACCTCGCCAAGCTGGTCACCGATCCTTTCGAGGCGGGCGCGAAAATCGACATCGACGCGCTCACCAAGCTCACCACCACCGCCATCCGGATGATGGACAACGTGGTCGACGCCTCCCGCTTTCCCCTTCCGGCACAGCAGGCCGAGGCCCAGGCCAAGCGCCGCATCGGCCTCGGCGTCACCGGGCTGGCCGACGCGCTGCTGATGACAGGCCTGCGCTACGGCTCCGACGAGGCCGCCGCGCAAACCGAGGCCTGGCTCAAGGCCATCGCCCGCGCCAGCTACCTCGCCTCCGTCGAACTGGCCAAGGAGAAAGGCCCCTTCCCCCTGTTTGACGCCGAGCCCTACCTCGCCTCCGGCACCATGCAGGCGATGGACGAGGACGTGCGCGAGGCGATCCGCGCCCACGGCATCCGCAATGCGCTGGTCACCTCCATCGCCCCCACCGGCACCATCTCGCTCTACGCCGGCAACGTCTCCAGCGGCATCGAGCCCGTCTTCGCCTATGCCTACACCCGCAAGGTGCTCCAGCCCGACGGCTCCCGCATTGAAGAGGAAGTGGTTGATTACGCAGTGCAAATGTGGCGCGACCTGAAGGGAGACGCCCCCCTCCCCGACCACTTCACCAACGCCCAGACCCTGCCGCCCTCCGAGCACGTCAAGATGCAGGCGGCGGCGCAGAAATGGATCGACAGCTCGATCTCCAAAACCATCAACTGCCCCGAAGACATCGACTTCGAGTCCTTCAAGGACATCTACCTGCAAGCCTATGAAACCGGCTGCAAGGGCTGCACCACCTATCGCCCGAACGACGTGACAGGCTCGGTGCTTTCCGTCTCCGAAAAGACCGAGGAGGAAGCCAAACCCGATCAGGATGGCGAGGTGATCTACATCTCCGAGCCGCTAGACCGGCCCCAGGCGCTTGAAGGCAACACCTACAAGCTCAAGTGGCCCGACAGCGAGCACGCCATCTACATCACCATCAACGACGTGGTGGTCGGCTCCCAGCGCCGCCCCTTCGAGGTCTTCATCAATTCCAAGAACATGGAGCACTTCGCCTGGACGGTCGCCCTCACCCGGATGATCTCCGCCGTGTTCCGGCGCGGCGGAGATGTCTCTTTCGTGGTCGAGGAGCTGAAGGCCGTGTTCGACCCGCGCGGCGGTGCCTGGATGCAGGGCAAATACGTGCCCTCGATCCTTGCCGCCATCGGCGGGGTGATCGAGCGCCACCTTATCGCCATCGGCTTCATCGCGGGCGAGGGCATGGGCCTCAAGTCCGACCCCCAGGCCGAAGTGGTCTCCATCGGCGCGCCCCGCGGCAAGTCCTGCCCCTCCTGCGGCCAGTTCACCATGCAGATGGTCGAAGGCTGCATGACCTGCGCCTCCTGCGGCCATTCCAAATGCGGTTGA
- a CDS encoding DUF1489 family protein — protein sequence MGEQKKNTIHLVKLCVGVDSLEQLEAWRAQRRRESGEATSRHVTRMWPKQEEALLNGGSLYWVIKGVIQARQRVVRLDEVIGGDGIRRCGIILAPELIRVAPAVRRPFQGWRYLKPEDAPPDLAERREGDTDLPPELRAKLADIGIL from the coding sequence ATGGGCGAACAGAAAAAGAACACCATACATCTTGTGAAGCTCTGCGTCGGCGTGGACTCGTTGGAGCAGCTTGAGGCATGGCGCGCGCAGCGGCGGCGCGAGAGTGGCGAGGCGACGTCGCGGCATGTGACGCGTATGTGGCCGAAGCAGGAGGAGGCGCTGCTGAACGGCGGCTCGCTCTATTGGGTGATCAAGGGGGTGATTCAGGCGCGTCAGCGGGTGGTGCGGCTTGATGAAGTGATCGGCGGCGACGGGATTCGGCGCTGCGGGATCATTCTGGCGCCGGAGTTGATCCGCGTGGCCCCGGCGGTGCGCCGCCCGTTTCAGGGCTGGCGTTACCTCAAGCCCGAAGACGCGCCGCCCGATCTGGCCGAACGGCGCGAAGGCGACACCGACCTGCCGCCCGAGCTGCGGGCGAAACTGGCGGATATCGGCATCCTGTAA
- a CDS encoding ImuA family protein, giving the protein MPRDPLSHMPHRPRRTCVVAGEFALATGRVHELCGPSRQGLALAVAGRLSGAAGASLIWITRTSEQAALCGAGISQWVDPGRMLLVQAGRTDEVLWCMEEALRSGASPLVVAELGAPPGMVPVRRLHLAAGVPEGTAPLGLILTPGEGGAPGVESRWHAAPAHGPGLTRWHLQRLRARMAPPAAWHFTLSAPRAAPALSPLPALEQSA; this is encoded by the coding sequence ATGCCCCGTGACCCGCTCTCCCACATGCCCCACCGCCCGCGCCGTACCTGCGTGGTGGCGGGAGAGTTTGCGCTGGCCACAGGGCGGGTGCACGAGCTTTGCGGCCCGTCACGGCAGGGGCTGGCGCTCGCGGTGGCCGGGCGGCTTTCCGGCGCGGCGGGGGCTTCCCTGATCTGGATCACGCGCACCAGCGAGCAGGCGGCCCTCTGCGGAGCGGGGATAAGCCAGTGGGTGGATCCGGGGCGGATGCTGCTGGTGCAGGCGGGCCGGACCGACGAAGTGCTCTGGTGCATGGAGGAGGCGCTGCGGTCGGGGGCATCCCCGCTGGTGGTGGCCGAGCTGGGCGCGCCCCCTGGCATGGTGCCGGTGCGGCGGCTGCATCTGGCCGCAGGGGTGCCGGAGGGCACCGCGCCGCTGGGGCTGATCCTCACTCCCGGCGAAGGCGGGGCACCGGGGGTGGAAAGCCGCTGGCATGCCGCCCCCGCCCATGGCCCCGGCCTCACCCGCTGGCACCTGCAGCGGCTGCGGGCCCGGATGGCGCCCCCCGCCGCATGGCATTTCACCCTGTCCGCGCCCCGCGCCGCGCCTGCCCTCTCTCCGCTGCCCGCGCTGGAACAAAGCGCCTAG
- a CDS encoding DUF1513 domain-containing protein, producing the protein MLPRRHFLAGLAAAASLPSASWADAGAPAYLAAARTPDGSYALCGLSPAGAERFRLPLPDRGHAAAAHPSRPEAVAFARRPGRFALVIDCASGRQTARLDAPEGRHFYGHGAFLHGGKVLATSENDYEAGRGVIGLWAPDEGYERIGEVPSGGIGPHEILTLPDDASLLVANGGLQTHPDRAREVLNLATMRPNLAVVSPDSGPLDVSELPPELRSNSIRHLALRPDGLAGFAMQWQGDLLEPVPLLGLWKASAGLRLCEAPPARAMAMQGYAGSVAFSGDGAGVAITSPRGGEVQVFGSESARLEAHWQRPDICGLAPLGDGFLASDGMGGLFSVSRGGEAVPLARHEASWDNHLVPVRGV; encoded by the coding sequence ATGCTCCCCCGCCGCCACTTCCTCGCCGGCCTCGCCGCCGCCGCCTCCCTGCCCTCCGCCTCATGGGCCGATGCCGGTGCGCCCGCCTATCTCGCCGCCGCGCGCACCCCCGATGGCAGCTATGCACTCTGCGGCCTCTCCCCCGCCGGGGCCGAGCGCTTTCGCCTCCCGCTGCCTGATCGCGGCCACGCCGCCGCGGCCCATCCCTCGCGCCCCGAAGCCGTCGCCTTCGCCCGCCGCCCGGGCCGCTTCGCGCTGGTGATCGACTGCGCCTCTGGCCGCCAGACCGCGCGGCTCGACGCCCCCGAAGGGCGGCACTTCTATGGCCACGGCGCCTTCCTGCACGGCGGCAAGGTGCTGGCCACCTCGGAAAACGACTATGAGGCCGGGCGCGGGGTGATCGGCCTCTGGGCTCCCGACGAGGGCTACGAACGCATCGGCGAGGTGCCTTCCGGCGGCATCGGCCCGCATGAGATCCTGACCCTGCCCGATGACGCCTCCCTGCTGGTCGCCAACGGCGGGCTGCAAACCCACCCCGACCGGGCGCGCGAGGTGCTGAACCTCGCCACCATGCGACCCAACCTCGCCGTCGTCTCGCCCGACAGCGGCCCGCTGGATGTGTCCGAACTGCCGCCCGAACTCCGGTCCAACTCCATCCGCCACCTCGCCCTGCGCCCCGACGGGCTGGCCGGTTTCGCGATGCAATGGCAGGGCGACCTGTTGGAGCCGGTGCCGCTGCTGGGTCTCTGGAAGGCCAGCGCGGGGCTCCGGCTCTGCGAGGCACCGCCGGCACGGGCCATGGCGATGCAGGGCTATGCCGGCTCGGTCGCCTTCTCGGGGGATGGTGCCGGCGTGGCAATCACCTCTCCGCGCGGCGGCGAGGTGCAGGTGTTCGGCAGCGAAAGCGCCCGGCTCGAGGCCCATTGGCAACGCCCCGACATCTGCGGCCTTGCGCCGCTGGGCGATGGGTTCTTGGCGTCGGACGGCATGGGCGGTCTGTTCTCGGTGTCTCGCGGCGGCGAGGCTGTGCCGCTGGCCCGGCATGAGGCGAGCTGGGACAATCACCTCGTGCCGGTGCGCGGGGTGTGA
- a CDS encoding imelysin family protein yields the protein MRSLFALTFLLAAPLHAGVPEAIEGHILPRHAAFAEAATALDTSAQADCTAEALKPAYNGAFDGWIGIQHLALGPLQEIGGPLALQFWPDAKGFTARQLSMLTGAADPSTTTPDGFAAQSVAVQGFMALERMLYDEAFSDYAAGSYSCALVQAIAHDIASKAGALNEGWPAAAQALRTAGEAGNATYLAPSEAAQALFTALIAGIEYNDDARLARPLGSFERPRPTRAEAWRSDRSQRNLALSLAALEEFARLLADGHASESQALFDDAEAWLADLDEPRFEGVAEPTARMGIESLTSYLGLLKETAAAEVGDHLNVGQGFNALDGD from the coding sequence ATGCGCAGCCTCTTCGCCCTCACATTCCTCCTCGCCGCCCCGCTCCACGCCGGCGTGCCGGAGGCCATCGAGGGCCACATCCTCCCCCGCCACGCCGCCTTCGCCGAAGCCGCCACCGCGCTCGACACCTCAGCGCAGGCCGATTGCACCGCCGAGGCGTTGAAACCGGCCTATAACGGGGCCTTCGACGGCTGGATCGGCATTCAGCACCTCGCCCTCGGCCCCCTGCAGGAGATCGGCGGCCCGCTGGCGCTGCAATTCTGGCCCGACGCCAAGGGCTTCACCGCCCGCCAGCTCTCCATGCTGACCGGGGCCGCCGACCCGTCCACCACCACGCCGGACGGCTTTGCCGCGCAATCCGTGGCGGTGCAGGGCTTCATGGCGCTGGAGCGGATGCTCTATGACGAGGCCTTCTCCGATTACGCCGCCGGCAGCTACTCCTGCGCGCTGGTGCAGGCCATCGCCCACGACATCGCCAGCAAGGCCGGTGCGCTGAACGAGGGCTGGCCCGCCGCCGCCCAAGCCCTGCGCACTGCAGGCGAGGCCGGCAATGCCACCTACCTTGCCCCCTCCGAAGCCGCGCAGGCGCTCTTCACCGCGCTCATCGCCGGTATCGAATACAACGACGACGCCCGCCTCGCCCGCCCGCTGGGCTCCTTCGAGCGCCCCCGCCCCACCCGCGCCGAGGCCTGGCGTTCTGATCGAAGCCAGCGCAACCTCGCGCTGTCACTGGCGGCGCTCGAAGAATTCGCCCGTCTGCTGGCAGACGGTCATGCCTCGGAGTCCCAGGCCCTCTTCGATGACGCCGAAGCCTGGCTTGCCGATCTCGACGAACCCCGCTTCGAAGGCGTGGCCGAGCCAACCGCCCGGATGGGGATCGAAAGCCTCACCTCCTACCTCGGCCTGCTGAAAGAAACCGCCGCCGCCGAAGTGGGCGATCACCTGAACGTCGGTCAGGGCTTCAACGCGCTCGACGGCGACTGA